Within the Novosphingobium pentaromativorans US6-1 genome, the region ACCTGAAGGCCGCTGTTCGCGATGCATTGCTGCTGCGCGGATCGAATGACTTCGCCGATCTTACCGCCTACCGGCGCTTCATCGACGAGATTGTCGCGCGCAAAAATGCAAGGAACGCCAGGCGCATCGATGCCGAGCGGGCCGTGCTGCAGCCGCTGCCTGCAACCAGGACGACCGATTACGAGGAGATGCTGGTCGCGGTGACGTCCTCAGGCGGTTTTACGCTGCGCAAGGTCTTCTACACCGTTCCCTCGCGCCTGATCGGCCATCGGCTGCGGGTGCGTCTCTACGACGACCGGCTAGATCTCTTCCTGGGCGGAACCGCGCTGTTCACCCTGCCGCGTGGTCGCGCCGAAGCGAGCGGCAAGCATGGTCATGTCGTCGACTACCGCCATGTGATCCATGCGCTCCGGCGAAAACCCATGGCGCTCCTGGGGCTGGTCTACCGCGACCAGCTGTTCCCGCGTGAGGCTTATGCCCGGATGTTCGAGCGGCTGCGCGAGCGGCTTGCCGATCGCATGGCCTGCCGGACCATGGTCGAACTGCTCAGCCTGGCACATGAACGGGCCTGCGAGGCCGAACTGGCTGGCGTGCTCGCGGACCTGCTCGCTTCGCCCAACGGTATGCCCGAGATGGCGACGCTGCGTGCCCGGTTCGCACCAGATCCGGCCTCGTTGCCCGAAGTACGAATCGATGCGGTTCCGCTCGCCCTCTACGAAACGCTGCTCGACCAGCGCGTGGAGGAAATAGCATGATCCAGGCAATCGACACCACCAAGCTCACCCTCATGCTCAACGAGCTGCGTCTTCCGACGATCAAGCAGATGTGGCCGAGCTTCGCGGAACGGGCGGACAAGGAAGGCTGGCCGGCAGCTCGCTTCCTTGCCACTATCGCCGAACACGAGATCGCCGATCGCGACCGACGCCGCAGGGAGCGGCATCTCGCCGAAGCCAAGTTGCTCCCCGGAAAGACGCTCGACACGTTCGACTTCGATGCCGTGCCGATGATCTCCAAGGCGCAGGTTATGGCCATCTGTGCAGGCGATGGCTGGCTCGGCAACGGCGCCAATCTGATCCTGTTCGGACCACCCGGCGGGGGCAAATCGCATCTCTCCTCGGCGATCGGTCTGGCGCTCATCGAAAATGGCTGGCGGGTGCTGTTCGCCCGGACCTCCGATCTCGTCCAAAAGCTCCAGGTCGCACGCCGCGAACTGGCCCTCGAAAATGCGATCAACCGGCTCGACAGGTTCGATCTGCTCATCCTCGACGATCTTGCCTATGTCGCCAAGGATCAGGCCGAAACCTCAGTCCTGTTCGAGCTGATCAGCGCCATATACGAACGGCGCTCGCTGCTTATCACCGCCAACCAGCCCTTCGGCGACTGGAACAAGGTCTTCCCCGATCCAGCCATGACGCTCGCCGCAGTGGATCGTCTCGTCCATCATGCGACCATCTTCGAA harbors:
- the istB gene encoding IS21-like element helper ATPase IstB — encoded protein: MIQAIDTTKLTLMLNELRLPTIKQMWPSFAERADKEGWPAARFLATIAEHEIADRDRRRRERHLAEAKLLPGKTLDTFDFDAVPMISKAQVMAICAGDGWLGNGANLILFGPPGGGKSHLSSAIGLALIENGWRVLFARTSDLVQKLQVARRELALENAINRLDRFDLLILDDLAYVAKDQAETSVLFELISAIYERRSLLITANQPFGDWNKVFPDPAMTLAAVDRLVHHATIFEMNVESYRRRTAIDRKQHGPGRPAKSATPKNTAMSLSDNQPAT